The following coding sequences are from one Oncorhynchus clarkii lewisi isolate Uvic-CL-2024 chromosome 20, UVic_Ocla_1.0, whole genome shotgun sequence window:
- the LOC139376205 gene encoding alanine aminotransferase 2-like isoform X2, whose amino-acid sequence MTENAVFSQNKILTIDTMNPNVKNVEYAVRGPIVQRAVQIEKELREGVKKPFTEVIKANIGDAHAMGQQPITFFRQVLALCSYPELLKDNMFPEDAKSRARRILQACGGSSLGAYSASQGIDCVRQDVARYIERRDGGVPCDPDNVYLTSGASDGIVTMLKLLVCGEGASKTGVMISIPQYPLYSAALAELGAVQVNYYLNEEKCWSMDLSELERSLAEARKHCNPKVLCIINPGNPTGQVQSRQCIEDVIRFAAKEHLFLMADEVYQDNVYAEGCQFHSFKKVLFELGPQYSNTVELVSFHSTSKCYMGECGFRGGYMEVINMDPEVKAQLIKLVSVRLCPAVPGQALMDLVVNSPQPGEPSYTTFMKERTTTLSLLAEKAKLTEEILNTVPGITCNPVQGAMYSFPNISLPQKAIKEAKALGQAPDMFYCMKMLEETGICLVPGSGFGQKDGTYHFRMTILPPTDKLKLLLAKVKEFHQKFTRQYS is encoded by the exons ATGACCGAGAATGCAGTGTTCTCCCAGAACAAGATTTTGACCATCGACACCATGAACCCCAATGTGAAGAATGTGGAGTATGCCGTGCGCGGACCCATTGTGCAGCGCGCGGTGCAGATCGAGAAGGAGCTGAGAGAG GGAGTGAAGAAGCCCTTCACTGAGGTCATCAAGGCCAATATCGGTGACGCCCATGCCATGGGCCAGCAGCCAATCACCTTCTTCCGCCAG GTCTTGGCACTCTGCTCCTACCCGGAACTCTTGAAGGACAATATGTTTCCAGAGGATGCCAAAAGCAGAGCGCGCCGCATTCTGCAGGCTTGTGGGGGGAGTAGTTTGG gtgcgTACAGTGCCAGTCAGGGTATAGACTGTGTGCGGCAGGACGTAGCTCGCTACATCGAGCGTCGGGACGGGGGCGTGCCCTGTGACCCAGACAACGTCTACCTCACCAGCGGCGCCAGCGACGGCATCGTG actaTGCTGAAGCTGTTGGTGTGTGGTGAGGGTGCGTCGAAGACAGGGGTGATGATCTCCATCCCTCAGTACCCTCTGTACTCGGCTGCTCTGGCTGAGCTGGGTGCTGTGCAGGTCAACTACTACCTGAACGAGGAGAAGTGCTGGAGCATGGACCTCAGTGAGCTGGAGCGCTCCCTAGCGGAGGCCAGGAAGCACTGCAACCCCAAAGTCCTCTGCATCATCAACCCTGGAAACCCCACTG GTCAGGTCCAGAGTAGACAGTGCATTGAGGATGTGATCCGATTCGCTGCTAAGGAGCATCTCTTCCTGATGGCTGATGAG GTGTACCAGGATAATGTGTATGCGGAGGGTTGTCAGTTCCATTCCTTTAAGAAGGTGCTGTTTGAGTTGGGACCACAGTACTCGAACACTGTAGAGCTGGTGTCTTTCCACTCCACCTCCAAGTGCTACATGGGAGA GTGTGGTTTCCGTGGGGGTTACATGGAGGTGATCAACATGGACCCAGAGGTGAAAGCCCAGCTCATTAAGCTGGTGTCGGTCAGACTGTGTCCCGCCGTCCCTGGTCAGGCTCTAATGGACCTGGTGGTCAACTCCCCACAGCCAGGAGAACCTTCCTACACCACCTTCATGAAG GAGCGAACAACAACCCTCAGTCTGCTGGCAGAGAAGGCAAAGTTGACAGAGGAAATTTTGAACACTGTACCTGGGATCACCTGTAACCCTGTCCAGGGAGCCATGTACTCGTTCCCCAACATCAGCCTGCCTCAGAAAGCCATCAAAGAGGCGAAG GCTCTGGGCCAGGCACCGGACATGTTCTACTGTAtgaagatgttggaggagacTGGCATCTGTCTGGTGCCGGGAAGTGGCTTTGGACAGAAAGACGGGACCTACCACTTCAG GATGACCATTCTGCCGCCCACAGACAAGCTGAAGCTCTTACTGGCTAAAGTGAAGGAGTTCCACCAGAAATTCACTCGGCAGTACTCTTAA
- the LOC139376205 gene encoding alanine aminotransferase 2-like isoform X1, with amino-acid sequence MSASRIGQMLSSKSLRVISRGNYRFFGNGAQYPAGHLTSGVRSVMIPSPLSPFSSQSRALSGVSEPPRGLVQEKMTENAVFSQNKILTIDTMNPNVKNVEYAVRGPIVQRAVQIEKELREGVKKPFTEVIKANIGDAHAMGQQPITFFRQVLALCSYPELLKDNMFPEDAKSRARRILQACGGSSLGAYSASQGIDCVRQDVARYIERRDGGVPCDPDNVYLTSGASDGIVTMLKLLVCGEGASKTGVMISIPQYPLYSAALAELGAVQVNYYLNEEKCWSMDLSELERSLAEARKHCNPKVLCIINPGNPTGQVQSRQCIEDVIRFAAKEHLFLMADEVYQDNVYAEGCQFHSFKKVLFELGPQYSNTVELVSFHSTSKCYMGECGFRGGYMEVINMDPEVKAQLIKLVSVRLCPAVPGQALMDLVVNSPQPGEPSYTTFMKERTTTLSLLAEKAKLTEEILNTVPGITCNPVQGAMYSFPNISLPQKAIKEAKALGQAPDMFYCMKMLEETGICLVPGSGFGQKDGTYHFRMTILPPTDKLKLLLAKVKEFHQKFTRQYS; translated from the exons ATGTCTGCTTCGCGCATAGGGCAAATGTTGTCATCCAAAAGTTTGCGCGTTATATCCAGAGGAAATTACCGTTTTTTCGGCAATGGGGCACAATACCCCGCGGGGCACCTCACCTCTGGTGTCCGCTCAGTGATGATCCCCTCTCCGCTGTCACCTTTCTCTTCCCAGAGTAGAGCACTTTCAGGAGTCAGTGAACCGCCGCGTGGACTTGTCCAAGAGAAAATGACCGAGAATGCAGTGTTCTCCCAGAACAAGATTTTGACCATCGACACCATGAACCCCAATGTGAAGAATGTGGAGTATGCCGTGCGCGGACCCATTGTGCAGCGCGCGGTGCAGATCGAGAAGGAGCTGAGAGAG GGAGTGAAGAAGCCCTTCACTGAGGTCATCAAGGCCAATATCGGTGACGCCCATGCCATGGGCCAGCAGCCAATCACCTTCTTCCGCCAG GTCTTGGCACTCTGCTCCTACCCGGAACTCTTGAAGGACAATATGTTTCCAGAGGATGCCAAAAGCAGAGCGCGCCGCATTCTGCAGGCTTGTGGGGGGAGTAGTTTGG gtgcgTACAGTGCCAGTCAGGGTATAGACTGTGTGCGGCAGGACGTAGCTCGCTACATCGAGCGTCGGGACGGGGGCGTGCCCTGTGACCCAGACAACGTCTACCTCACCAGCGGCGCCAGCGACGGCATCGTG actaTGCTGAAGCTGTTGGTGTGTGGTGAGGGTGCGTCGAAGACAGGGGTGATGATCTCCATCCCTCAGTACCCTCTGTACTCGGCTGCTCTGGCTGAGCTGGGTGCTGTGCAGGTCAACTACTACCTGAACGAGGAGAAGTGCTGGAGCATGGACCTCAGTGAGCTGGAGCGCTCCCTAGCGGAGGCCAGGAAGCACTGCAACCCCAAAGTCCTCTGCATCATCAACCCTGGAAACCCCACTG GTCAGGTCCAGAGTAGACAGTGCATTGAGGATGTGATCCGATTCGCTGCTAAGGAGCATCTCTTCCTGATGGCTGATGAG GTGTACCAGGATAATGTGTATGCGGAGGGTTGTCAGTTCCATTCCTTTAAGAAGGTGCTGTTTGAGTTGGGACCACAGTACTCGAACACTGTAGAGCTGGTGTCTTTCCACTCCACCTCCAAGTGCTACATGGGAGA GTGTGGTTTCCGTGGGGGTTACATGGAGGTGATCAACATGGACCCAGAGGTGAAAGCCCAGCTCATTAAGCTGGTGTCGGTCAGACTGTGTCCCGCCGTCCCTGGTCAGGCTCTAATGGACCTGGTGGTCAACTCCCCACAGCCAGGAGAACCTTCCTACACCACCTTCATGAAG GAGCGAACAACAACCCTCAGTCTGCTGGCAGAGAAGGCAAAGTTGACAGAGGAAATTTTGAACACTGTACCTGGGATCACCTGTAACCCTGTCCAGGGAGCCATGTACTCGTTCCCCAACATCAGCCTGCCTCAGAAAGCCATCAAAGAGGCGAAG GCTCTGGGCCAGGCACCGGACATGTTCTACTGTAtgaagatgttggaggagacTGGCATCTGTCTGGTGCCGGGAAGTGGCTTTGGACAGAAAGACGGGACCTACCACTTCAG GATGACCATTCTGCCGCCCACAGACAAGCTGAAGCTCTTACTGGCTAAAGTGAAGGAGTTCCACCAGAAATTCACTCGGCAGTACTCTTAA